One segment of Panicum virgatum strain AP13 chromosome 3K, P.virgatum_v5, whole genome shotgun sequence DNA contains the following:
- the LOC120699509 gene encoding putative disease resistance protein RGA3, with protein MSWGAAIWGLQQATELVSGTNAWAELFDRISSLISSHSQRTDICEQLGNHEDQQLIQDNLRQLQTDLQQLQTTMPKMHDLIERLEWQIHKKPAAELLPHIKDAVYDAEDLLDEFNYYELKVKIEGKANERQSLPALQEFTSSVIHGNFNRLKESQHKLDHLYYQSRDLGLQNSPLKFDKIIRPETSSFLSESKIFGRHEEVNKILELLGIPSQSNASYKRKRVDRVEVLPIVGLGGVGKTTLAQQICNDRRVNGFFDMILWSCVSDEFDVKRLTKEVIQCSGKEISTDNLNSLQTTLCKVVDSKRFLLVLDDIWDDVLENNGQEWQRFCAPLSNTLPESMILVTTRSQRVADKVRTVDSFQLDGLKDDAFWEFFKVQAFGSENLDKNQELKNIGKSLIPKFGCQNHWALVENGSESKTLE; from the coding sequence TGACCGTATTAGCTCCTTAATTTCTTCGCATTCTCAACGGACAGATATCTGTGAGCAACTAGGCAACCATGAAGATCAACAGCTCATACAGGACAACCTGCGGCAACTACAGACTGATCTGCAACAGCTGCAAACAACTATGCCAAAGATGCACGATCTTATTGAGCGTCTTGAGTGGCAAATCCATAAGAAACCAGCAGCCGAACTCCTACCGCATATCAAGGATGCAGTTTATGATGCTGAGGATCTCCTTGATGAGTTTAACTACTATGAGCTCAAAGTGAAAATTGAGGGGAAGGCGAATGAAAGGCAATCCTTGCCTGCACTTCAAGAATTCACTAGTAGTGTCATTCATGGAAACTTCAACAGGTTGAAGGAAAGCCAGCATAAGCTAGATCATCTATATTACCAGTCAAGAGACTTGGGATTACAAAATTCACCGCTGAAGTTTGACAAAATAATTAGACCAGAAACAAGTTCTTTCCTTAGCGAATCAAAGATCTTTGGTCGTCATGAAGAAGTGAACAAGATTTTGGAATTGCTAGGGATACCATCACAAAGTAATGCTAGCTACAAACGGAAAAGAGTTGACAGGGTGGAGGTTTTGCCTATAGTTGGCCTTGGTGGTGTAGGAAAGACTACTTTGGCACAACAAATATGCAATGATAGAAGGGTGAATGGATTCTTTGATATGATACTATGGAGCTGTGTCTCAGATGAGTTTGATGTAAAAAGGTTAACTAAAGAAGTCATACAATGTTCAGGGAAAGAGATATCGACTGACAACCTGAATTCTCTTCAAACCACTTTATGTAAGGTCGTTGATTCAAAAAGGTTTTTGCTTGTCCTAGATGACATTTGGGATGATGTTTTAGAGAATAACGGGCAGGAATGGCAAAGGTTTTGCGCACCATTGTCAAATACACTTCCAGAAAGCATGATTTTGGTCACCACAAGATCCCAAAGAGTTGCTGATAAGGTGCGAACTGTTGACTCATTCCAATTAGATGGTCTAAAGGATGATGCTTTCTGGGAATTCTTCAAGGTACAGGCATTTGGATCTGAGAACCTTGACAAAAATCAAGAGTTGAAGAACATAGGCAAAAGCTTAATTCCCAAGTTTGGCTGCCAAAACCATTGGGCGCTTGTTGAGAATGGATCTGAATCCAAAACACTGGAATAA
- the LOC120699510 gene encoding transcription termination factor MTERF15, mitochondrial-like: MEYFSHRIPSAPRNFISQISRRQVGPERVSPVPQSHHFAEPEPSISAAAGGMAGALQALRRRRHLLRLLPCPATLSTSASPPDPRELLRIDRILNSPPPAAAAAAASQLPQHPRAVSAAASLHHLLHRAAGLTAAESASLLRGLPGAHVHPRLGRLLQELAGLRLPGAEIKAALASDPEGLLSMDPGEPSRLLELLRDLRCRKAVKEQVLARGALRAAVAARRRVELLRARGLTRHDALRVLAAEPRAMLYSPEDVERKVEFLVGAMGFEVRWLVQYPEFLGVNLDKWIIPRHNVVEHLKSVGGLGDPVEMKHYVRLSRRRFYNMFVKPYPECERIFGGLVREREEMVRRRHPTGLWKLFTPAKHELTQEEVTNMKLVVGSLR, from the coding sequence ATGGAGTACTTCTCGCACCGCATTCCTAGCGCCCCCCGGAATTTTATTTCACAAATATctcgccgacaggtgggtccagagAGAGTCTCCCCTGTCCCACAGAGCCATCACTTCGCGGAGCCAGAACCgtccatctccgccgccgccggcggcatggCTGGCGCTCTCCAGgccctccgtcgccgccgccacctcctccgcctcctcccgtgCCCCGCCACGCtctccacctccgcctcgcctccCGACCCTCGCGAGCTCCTCCGCATCGACCGCATCTTAAACAGCcctccccccgccgccgccgccgccgccgcctctcagCTCCCACAACACCCACGCGCCGTCTCTGCCGCCGCCAGCCTACATCATctcctccaccgcgccgccggcctgaCCGCTGCGGAGTCCGCCTCCCTCCTTCGCGGCCTCCCGGGTGCCCACGTCCACCCCCGCCTGGGCCGCCTCCTTCaggagctcgccggcctccgcctcccGGGGGCCGAAATCAAGGCCGCCCTGGCGTCCGACCCGGAGGGGCTCCTCTCCATGGACCCCGGCGAGCCGTCccgcctcctcgagctcctgCGCGACCTCCGGTGCCGGAAGGCGGTCAAGGAGCAGGTCCTCGCCCGCGgcgcgctccgcgccgccgtcgccgcccggcggcgggtggagctcctgcgcgcgcgcgggctCACCCGCCACGACGCCCTGCGCGTGCtggccgccgagccgcgcgCGATGCTGTACTCCCCGGAGGACGTGGAGAGGAAGGTGGAGTTCCTGGTGGGCGCGATGGGGTTCGAGGTCCGGTGGCTGGTGCAGTACCCGGAGTTCCTGGGGGTGAACCTCGACAAGTGGATCATCCCGCGGCACAATGTGGTGGAGCACTTGAAGTCTGTCGGCGGGCTCGGGGACCCTGTTGAGATGAAGCACTATGTGAGGCTCAGCCGCAGGAGGTTCTACAACATGTTTGTCAAGCCGTACCCGGAATGTGAGAGGATATTTGGGGGGTTGgtcagggagagggaggaaatggtGAGGCGGCGGCACCCGACGGGGCTCTGGAAGCTGTTTACACCGGCGAAGCATGAGCTTACTCAGGAGGAGGTGACGAACATGAAACTTGTTGTGGGATCACTTCGTTAG